A genomic region of Lagenorhynchus albirostris chromosome 18, mLagAlb1.1, whole genome shotgun sequence contains the following coding sequences:
- the SLITRK6 gene encoding SLIT and NTRK-like protein 6, whose protein sequence is MKLWSHLLYSSLLACISSQSQSPMSSASARGSCDSLCNCEEKDSTMLINCEEKGIKKLSQISVPPSRPFHLSLVNNGLTMLHTNDFSGLTNAISIHLGFNNIADIETGAFNGLGLLKQLHINHNSLEILKEDTFHGLENLEFLQADNNFITVIEPSAFSKLNRLKVLILNDNAIESLPPNIFRFVPLTHLDLRGNQLQTLPYVGFLEHIGRILDLQLEDNKWACNCDLLQLKLWLENMPPQSIIGDIVCNSPPFFKGSILSRLKKESICSTPPVFEEHEDPSGSLHLAVTSSISDGGMSTKTTSLSKPPTKAPGLIPYITKPFTQLPGLYCPIPCNCKVLSPSGLLIHCQERNIESLSDLKPPPQNPRKLILAGNIIHTLMKSDLVEYFTLEMLHLGNNRIEVLEEGSFVNLTRLQKLYLNGNHLTKLSGGMFLGLHNLEYLYLEYNGVKEILPGSFNPMPKLKVLYLNNNLLQVLPPHIFSGVPLMRVNLKTNQFTHLPVSNILDDLDLLTQIDLEDNPWDCSCDLVGLQQWIQKLSKNTVTDEILCTSPEHLDKKELRALNSELLCPGLVNNPSLPTQTSYVMVNTPTATTTADTIFKSLTDAVPLSVLILGLLIVFITIVFCAAGIVVLVLHRRRRYKKKQADEQMRDNSPVHLQYSMYGHKTTHHTTERPTASLYEQHMVSPVVHVYRSPSFGSKHLEEEEERNEKEGSDAKHLQRSLLERENHSPLTGSNMKYKVTDKSTEFLSFRDASSLYRNILERERELQQLGITEYLRKNIAQLQPDMEVHYPGAHEELKLMETLMYSRPRKVLVEQTKNEYFELKANLHAEPDYLEVLEQQT, encoded by the coding sequence ATGAAACTTTGGAGTCATCTCTTGTATTCATCTCTCCTTGCCTGTATATCGTCACAGTCCCAATCACCAATGTCCTCTGCCTCAGCCAGAGGTTCTTGTGACTCTCTTTGCAATTGTGAGGAAAAAGACAGCACGATGCTAATAAATTGTGAAGAGAAAGGTATCAAGAAGTTATCCCAAATAAGCGTGCCACCATCACGACCTTTCCACTTAAGTTTAGTAAATAATGGTTTGACAATGCTTCACACAAATGACTTTTCTGGGCTTACCAATGCTATCTCAATACACCTTGGATTTAACAATATTGCAGATATTGAGACTGGTGCATTTAATGGCCTTGGCCTTCTTAAGCAACTTCATATCAATCACAATTCTTTAGAAATTCTTAAAGAGGATACTTTCCATGGACTGGAAAACCTGGAATTCCTACAAGCAGATAACAATTTTATTACAGTGATTGAACCAAGTGCCTTTAGCAAGCTCAACAGACTTAAAGTGTTAATTTTAAATGACAATGCTATTGAGAGTCTTCCTCCAAACATATTTCGATTTGTTCCTTTAACCCATCTAGATCTTCGTGGAAATCAGTTGCAAACATTGCCTTATGTTGGTTTTTTAGAACACATTGGCAGAATATTGGATCTCCAGTTGGAGGACAATAAATGGGCCTGCAATTGTGACTTATTACAGCTAAAACTTTGGTTGGAAAACATGCCCCCTCAGTCTATAATTGGTGATATTGTGTGCAACAGCCCTCCATTTTTCAAAGGAAGCATACTGAGCCGGCTGAAAAAGGAATCAATTTGCTCCACTCCACCAGTGTTTGAAGAACACGAGGATCCTTCAGGATCATTACATCTGGCAGTAacatcttcaataagtgatggTGGCATGTCAACCAAGACCACGTCTCTTTCAAAACCACCCACCAAAGCACCAGGTTTAATACCTTATATTACAAAGCCATTCACTCAACTTCCAGGACTCTACTGTCCTATTCCTTGTAACTGCAAAGTACTCTCCCCATCAGGACTTCTAATACACTGTCAAGAGCGCAATATTGAAAGCTTATCAGATCTAAAACCTCCTCCGCAAAATCCTAGAAAGCTTATTCTGGCAGGGAATATTATTCATACCTTAATGAAGTCTGATCTAGTGGAATACTTCACTTTGGAAATGCTTCACTTGGGAAACAATCGCATTGAGGTTCTCGAAGAAGGATCGTTTGTGAATTTAACAAGATTACAAAAGCTCTATCTGAATGGTAACCATCTGACTAAATTAAGTGGAGGTATGTTCCTTGGTCTCCACAACCTTGAGTACTTATATCTTGAATACAATGGCGTTAAGGAAATATTACCTGGTAGCTTCAACCCAATGCCTAAACTTAAAGTCCTCTATTTAAACAACAACCTCCTGCAAGTTTTACCACCACATATTTTTTCAGGGGTTCCTCTTATGAGGGTAAACCTTAAAACAAACCAATTTACCCATCTACCTGTAAGTAATATCTTGGATGACCTTGATTTACTGACCCAGATTGACCTTGAGGACAACCCCTGGGATTGTTCCTGTGACCTGGTTGGATTGCAGcaatggatacaaaaattaaGTAAGAACACAGTGACAGATGAAATACTCTGCACCTCTCCAGAGCACCTAGACAAAAAGGAATTGAGAGCACTTAACAGTGAACTTCTTTGCCCAGGTTTGGTCAATAACCCATCCTTGCCAACTCAGACTAGTTACGTAATGGTCAATACTCCTACAGCCACAACTACAGCGGACACTATTTTTAAATCACTTACCGATGCTGTACCACTATCTGTTTTAATACTAGGACTGCTGATTGTATTCATAACTATCGTGTTCTGTGCTGCAGGGATAGTGGTTCTTGTTCTCCACCGTAGgagaagatacaaaaagaaacaagctGATGAACAGATGAGAGACAACAGTCCTGTGCATCTCCAGTATAGCATGTACGGCCATAAAACAACTCACCACACTACTGAGAGACCCACAGCATCACTCTATGAGCAGCACATGGTGAGCCCTGTGGTTCACGTCTATAGAAGCCCATCCTTTGGCTCAAAGCAtctggaagaagaagaagaaaggaatgagaaaGAGGGAAGTGATGCAAAACATCTCCAAAGAAGCCTCTTAGAACGAGAAAATCATTCCCCACTCACAGGATCAAATATGAAGTACAAAGTCACAGACAAATCCACTGAATTTTTATCCTTCCGGGATGCCAGTTCGTTATATAGGAACattttagagagagaaagagaacttcAGCAACTGGGAATCACAGAATACCTAAGGAAAAACATTGCTCAACTTCAGCCTGATATGGAGGTACATTATCCAGGAGCCCATGAAGAGTTAAAGTTGATGGAGACATTAATGTACTCAAGACCGAGGAAGGTATTAGTGGAACAGACTAAAAATGAGTATTTTGAGCTGAAAGCTAACTTACATGCTGAACCTGACTACTTAGAAGTCCTGGAGCAGCAAACATAG